One window of Fodinicurvata sediminis DSM 21159 genomic DNA carries:
- the sufB gene encoding Fe-S cluster assembly protein SufB, whose product MAASVETVEQVKNLGEGYKHGFVTDIEMDTAPKGLNEDIVRFISAKKGEPEWMLDWRLQAYRHWLEMPEPSWAKVNFPPIDYQDAYYFAAPKTDDDKPQSLDEIDPKLLETYEKLGIPLKEQEMLAGVAVDAVFDSVSVATTFKKKLEEVGVIFCSISEAIQSHPELVRKYLGSVVPYADNKHACLNSAVFTDGSFVYIPPGVRCPMELSTYFRINAENTGQFERTLIIADKGSYVSYLEGCTAPMRDEHQLHAAIVELIALDDAEIKYSTVQNWYPGDENGVGGIYNFVTKRGLCEGKNSKISWTQVETGSAITWKYPSCILKGDNSVGEFYSIAITNNYQQADTGTKMIHLGRNTSSRIISKGISAGHSNQTYRGLVRIGGKAENARNYTQCDSLLVGSKCGAHTVPYIENKNRSGRVEHEATTSRISEDQLFYCRQRGIGEEDAVALVVNGFCRDVLQQLPMEFAVEAQKLVGISLEGSVG is encoded by the coding sequence ATGGCAGCCAGCGTCGAGACCGTTGAACAGGTCAAGAACCTGGGCGAAGGCTACAAGCATGGCTTCGTAACCGACATCGAGATGGACACGGCGCCCAAAGGGCTGAACGAAGACATCGTCCGTTTCATCTCAGCCAAGAAAGGCGAACCTGAATGGATGCTGGACTGGCGCCTGCAAGCCTATCGTCATTGGCTGGAAATGCCGGAGCCAAGTTGGGCCAAGGTTAATTTCCCCCCCATCGACTACCAGGATGCATACTACTTCGCGGCGCCCAAGACCGACGACGACAAGCCACAGTCCCTTGACGAGATCGACCCCAAGCTTCTGGAAACCTATGAAAAGCTGGGGATCCCGCTGAAGGAACAGGAGATGCTGGCGGGCGTGGCCGTGGACGCGGTTTTCGACTCCGTTTCCGTGGCCACGACCTTCAAGAAGAAACTTGAGGAAGTTGGCGTTATCTTCTGCTCCATCTCCGAGGCTATCCAGTCGCATCCGGAGTTGGTTCGGAAGTACCTGGGCTCCGTTGTGCCCTATGCGGACAACAAGCACGCCTGCCTGAATTCGGCGGTTTTCACGGACGGCTCCTTTGTGTACATCCCGCCGGGCGTGCGCTGCCCCATGGAGTTGTCCACCTACTTCCGTATCAATGCGGAGAACACCGGACAGTTCGAGCGCACCCTGATCATTGCGGACAAGGGCTCCTACGTCAGCTACCTGGAAGGCTGCACCGCACCGATGCGCGACGAACACCAGTTGCATGCCGCCATCGTCGAGTTGATTGCCCTGGATGACGCGGAAATCAAGTACTCCACAGTCCAGAACTGGTATCCAGGCGACGAGAACGGCGTGGGTGGCATCTACAACTTCGTCACCAAGCGCGGGCTCTGCGAAGGCAAGAATTCCAAGATATCCTGGACCCAGGTGGAAACCGGTTCGGCCATTACCTGGAAGTATCCCAGCTGCATCCTGAAGGGTGACAATTCGGTTGGCGAGTTCTACTCAATTGCCATCACGAACAATTACCAGCAGGCGGATACCGGCACGAAGATGATCCATCTGGGACGCAACACCAGCTCCCGCATCATCTCCAAGGGTATCTCCGCCGGGCATTCGAATCAGACCTATCGCGGCCTGGTGCGCATCGGCGGCAAGGCGGAAAACGCACGCAACTATACTCAGTGCGATTCACTGCTTGTTGGTTCTAAGTGCGGCGCCCACACGGTACCCTATATCGAGAACAAGAACCGTTCGGGCCGCGTGGAGCACGAGGCGACCACCTCGCGCATATCGGAGGACCAGCTGTTCTATTGTCGCCAGCGCGGCATCGGCGAAGAGGACGCCGTCGCTCTGGTCGTCAATGGCTTCTGTCGTGATGTGCTGCAGCAGCTGCCAATGGAATTCGCCGTGGAAGCACAGAAACTGGTCGGTATCAGCCTTGAAGGCTCGGTTGGCTGA
- the sufC gene encoding Fe-S cluster assembly ATPase SufC, translated as MLEIKNLHVNVDGTEILSGLDLSISPGEVHAIMGPNGSGKSTLSYVLSGREGYEVTEGEVLFQGRNLLDMEPEERAIAGIFLAFQYPVEIPGVPNTTFMKEALNSIRKARGQDELDAMQFLKQLRAKTKELGMSEEFLKRSVNVGFSGGEKKRNEMLQMAILQPTLAILDETDSGLDIDALKTVADGVNALRSPERAMLVITHYQRLLDYIVPDKVHVLAHGRIAKSGGAELAQELEASGYSQFIESAA; from the coding sequence ATGTTGGAAATCAAGAACCTGCACGTCAACGTAGATGGCACGGAAATTCTCAGCGGCCTGGATCTTTCGATCTCGCCGGGGGAAGTGCATGCCATCATGGGGCCAAACGGCTCTGGCAAGTCCACCCTGTCCTATGTCCTGAGCGGGCGTGAAGGCTATGAAGTCACTGAAGGCGAGGTCCTGTTCCAGGGCCGGAACCTTCTGGATATGGAGCCCGAGGAACGAGCCATTGCCGGCATCTTCCTGGCTTTCCAGTATCCAGTCGAGATTCCGGGTGTTCCCAACACCACCTTCATGAAGGAAGCGCTCAATTCGATCCGCAAGGCGCGCGGCCAGGACGAACTGGACGCCATGCAGTTTCTGAAGCAGCTACGCGCCAAGACGAAGGAACTCGGCATGTCCGAAGAGTTCCTGAAACGCTCGGTCAATGTCGGTTTTTCCGGCGGTGAGAAGAAGCGCAACGAGATGCTTCAGATGGCCATACTGCAGCCCACGCTTGCCATCCTTGACGAGACGGACAGCGGCCTGGATATCGATGCGCTCAAGACGGTGGCAGATGGTGTCAACGCCCTGCGCAGTCCTGAACGCGCGATGCTCGTCATCACCCACTACCAGCGTCTTCTGGACTACATCGTGCCGGACAAGGTGCACGTCCTTGCCCACGGCCGCATTGCCAAGTCGGGTGGTGCGGAGCTCGCCCAGGAACTGGAAGCCAGCGGTTACAGTCAATTCATAGAGTCGGCGGCCTGA
- the sufD gene encoding Fe-S cluster assembly protein SufD, giving the protein MANEPASNIGLFEQHFETAALSAGGPSWLNGLRQEALDKVRELGLPSTRKEEWKFTNLPRSLRELDLHHRGKTTPRVNLDQVPSLLPEDKVRYRLTFVNGCLSDTHSRLDSLPEGVTLAPLSQVLADRPDWLETELGRELRHPEQIQSAMNTALFEEGMVLHLHAGVRLEHPIELLFLDGLEDQAIAHHPRILVVLEQDSQAQLIEHHGGPGTNAGLLNALWDVRLGENAELLQVRVLENGPEMRHLTTVHAELDSRARYKSYSLTTGAALSRHELHVHLNGEDAEATLNGAYLLRGSQHGDTTSVIHHHVPRTTSRETYKGALDDKARGVFQGQIIVDRDAQQSDGKMLNKTLLLSEKAEIDSKPELEIYADDVQCAHGATSGELDSDALFYLRSRGISEKRARSLMVESFVAEAIEELEDDSLKPALQQRLRSWLDQAEEPQS; this is encoded by the coding sequence ATGGCAAATGAACCTGCAAGCAATATCGGACTTTTCGAGCAGCACTTCGAAACAGCGGCGCTGAGCGCGGGCGGGCCTTCCTGGCTGAACGGACTGCGCCAGGAAGCGCTGGACAAGGTGCGCGAATTGGGACTTCCCTCCACCCGGAAGGAAGAATGGAAGTTTACCAACCTCCCACGTTCGCTGCGCGAATTGGACCTGCATCATCGTGGCAAGACCACCCCCCGGGTCAATCTGGATCAGGTCCCGTCGCTCCTGCCCGAAGACAAGGTCCGCTACCGTCTGACTTTCGTCAATGGCTGCCTGTCCGATACGCACAGCCGGCTGGATAGTCTGCCCGAAGGCGTGACCCTTGCCCCGCTTTCCCAGGTTCTGGCCGACCGCCCCGACTGGCTGGAAACAGAGTTGGGGCGCGAGCTGCGCCATCCCGAGCAAATACAAAGCGCTATGAACACGGCGCTTTTCGAAGAAGGTATGGTCCTCCACCTGCACGCCGGCGTCCGGCTTGAACATCCCATCGAGTTGCTTTTCCTGGACGGCCTGGAGGATCAGGCCATCGCGCATCATCCGCGCATTCTCGTGGTGCTGGAGCAGGACAGCCAAGCCCAACTGATCGAGCACCACGGCGGCCCGGGAACGAACGCAGGCTTGCTGAATGCTCTCTGGGACGTGCGCCTGGGCGAGAATGCAGAGCTTCTCCAGGTCCGGGTTCTGGAGAACGGTCCGGAAATGCGGCATCTGACCACGGTTCATGCGGAGCTGGACAGTCGGGCACGCTACAAGAGCTACAGCCTGACAACGGGAGCCGCCCTTTCACGGCACGAGCTTCATGTGCATCTGAACGGCGAGGACGCGGAGGCCACACTGAACGGTGCCTATCTGCTGCGCGGCAGCCAGCACGGCGACACTACCAGCGTGATCCACCATCACGTCCCCCGCACCACCAGTCGCGAAACCTACAAGGGCGCACTGGACGACAAGGCTCGTGGCGTTTTCCAGGGGCAGATCATCGTGGACAGGGATGCTCAGCAATCCGATGGCAAGATGCTGAACAAGACCCTACTGCTGTCCGAGAAGGCTGAAATCGACAGCAAGCCGGAGCTGGAAATCTATGCCGATGACGTACAGTGCGCCCACGGTGCAACTTCGGGTGAACTGGACAGCGATGCCTTGTTCTACCTGCGCAGTCGCGGGATTTCGGAGAAGCGTGCCCGCAGCCTGATGGTCGAATCCTTCGTGGCGGAAGCCATCGAGGAACTGGAGGACGACTCCCTTAAGCCGGCACTCCAGCAGCGTCTGCGCAGCTGGCTTGATCAGGCGGAGGAACCGCAGTCATGA
- a CDS encoding aminotransferase class V-fold PLP-dependent enzyme, with the protein MTSMIEPEHRPAGHNQPPTLDVDRIRADFPILERQVYGRPLVYLDNAASAQKPRQVIQAMTDVMEGCYSNVHRGVHKLSQESTDLYEGARGRIAQFINAASSDEIVFTRGATEAINLVANGLGQGMLQPGDEVVISWLEHHSNIVPWQLLRDRLGIELKVVPIDDQGNFLYEEYLALLGPKTKLVAVSHISNALGTITPIADIIDAAHQKDVPVLVDGCQAVPHMKVDVQALGADFYAFSGHKLYGPTGIGVLYGRKDLLNRLPPYQGGGEMISSVTFERSTFKAAPHRFEAGTPAIIEAIGLGAAVDYMNALDFQAIAAHEQDLLDYAQTRLSEIDGLSILGQSDDKAAIVSFTMDGAHPHDIGTIVDRAGVAIRAGHHCAQPIMDRYGVAATVRASFGLYNTREEVDKLTDALHQVKELFG; encoded by the coding sequence ATGACAAGCATGATCGAACCTGAACATCGCCCTGCAGGTCACAACCAGCCACCCACCCTGGACGTGGATCGTATCCGCGCGGACTTTCCGATCCTGGAACGCCAGGTCTATGGCCGTCCATTGGTATACTTGGACAATGCGGCCAGTGCCCAGAAGCCGCGTCAAGTAATCCAGGCCATGACCGATGTCATGGAAGGCTGCTACTCCAACGTCCATCGCGGCGTTCACAAACTGAGCCAGGAATCCACCGACCTCTACGAAGGTGCACGCGGACGCATTGCCCAGTTCATCAATGCAGCCTCCTCAGACGAGATCGTTTTCACGCGGGGTGCCACAGAAGCCATCAATCTGGTGGCCAATGGGCTGGGCCAGGGAATGCTCCAACCCGGTGATGAGGTCGTGATCTCTTGGCTGGAGCATCATTCGAACATCGTGCCCTGGCAGCTTCTGCGCGATCGCCTGGGAATCGAGTTGAAGGTCGTACCGATCGACGACCAGGGCAATTTCCTCTACGAGGAGTACTTGGCCCTTCTGGGCCCCAAGACGAAGCTGGTCGCTGTCAGCCATATCTCGAATGCGCTGGGCACGATCACCCCGATCGCGGATATCATCGACGCCGCCCACCAGAAGGACGTTCCAGTTCTGGTGGATGGTTGCCAGGCCGTGCCGCACATGAAAGTGGACGTGCAGGCGCTTGGCGCCGATTTCTACGCCTTCTCGGGCCACAAACTATATGGGCCCACCGGCATTGGCGTACTCTATGGACGCAAGGATCTTTTGAACCGCCTACCGCCTTACCAAGGCGGCGGCGAGATGATTTCGTCGGTGACCTTCGAGCGCAGCACTTTCAAGGCGGCCCCGCATCGCTTCGAGGCAGGCACACCGGCCATAATCGAAGCCATCGGCCTCGGCGCTGCCGTGGATTACATGAATGCTCTGGATTTCCAGGCTATAGCTGCCCACGAGCAAGACCTGCTCGACTATGCGCAAACCCGTCTATCGGAGATCGATGGGCTTTCCATTCTTGGGCAGTCTGATGACAAGGCAGCCATTGTTTCCTTCACCATGGACGGCGCCCACCCTCATGATATCGGGACCATCGTCGACAGGGCTGGCGTCGCCATTCGGGCCGGGCACCACTGTGCCCAGCCGATCATGGATCGCTATGGCGTTGCCGCAACCGTGCGCGCCTCTTTCGGTCTCTACAACACGCGCGAAGAGGTCGACAAGCTGACGGATGCGCTGCACCAGGTTAAGGAGCTTTTCGGCTGA
- the sufU gene encoding Fe-S cluster assembly sulfur transfer protein SufU: MLDELRDLYQEVILDHGKNPRNFRHPDDANRTAHGFNPMCGDTLFIYLKVDDEGVIQDCAFMGKGCAISTASASLMTEILKGKKEDEARVLFERFHLLCTEDPSADESEDSDQDDMERLEVLSGVREFPVRVKCATLAWHTMSAALDGQQEVTTE, translated from the coding sequence ATGTTGGATGAACTGCGCGACCTCTATCAGGAGGTCATACTCGATCATGGAAAGAACCCGCGCAACTTCCGCCACCCGGATGATGCCAATCGTACGGCACACGGGTTCAACCCCATGTGTGGCGACACACTCTTCATCTATCTCAAGGTGGATGACGAGGGCGTGATCCAGGACTGTGCCTTCATGGGCAAGGGCTGTGCGATCTCGACAGCATCCGCCTCGCTGATGACGGAGATCCTGAAGGGCAAGAAGGAAGACGAAGCCCGCGTACTTTTTGAGCGCTTCCACCTGCTCTGCACCGAGGATCCTTCGGCTGACGAAAGCGAGGACAGCGATCAGGACGATATGGAGCGCCTGGAAGTGCTGTCCGGAGTGCGGGAATTTCCCGTGCGGGTGAAGTGCGCCACACTGGCCTGGCACACCATGTCAGCCGCATTGGACGGCCAGCAGGAGGTGACGACAGAATGA
- a CDS encoding SUF system Fe-S cluster assembly protein → MSNEDRKPERPVFDPALDMEGMPAAPHYNPYLWAGGMSPEAEEGTTAYAGEPKPADVPLATEDQLVEALREVFDPEIPVNIYDLGLIYDLKIQENGDVNITMTLTAPACPVAGQMPGEVAQKAASVKGAGEVTVVLTWDPPWDKDRMSEDARLALGIF, encoded by the coding sequence ATGAGCAATGAAGATCGCAAGCCGGAACGTCCCGTTTTCGACCCGGCCCTGGACATGGAGGGTATGCCGGCTGCCCCGCATTACAATCCCTATCTCTGGGCCGGTGGCATGTCACCGGAGGCAGAGGAAGGCACCACAGCCTATGCCGGCGAGCCCAAGCCCGCGGATGTCCCATTGGCAACCGAGGACCAGCTCGTCGAGGCGCTCCGCGAAGTTTTCGATCCCGAAATCCCGGTCAACATCTATGACCTGGGCCTGATCTACGACTTGAAGATTCAGGAAAATGGAGACGTGAATATCACGATGACGCTGACGGCCCCCGCCTGCCCCGTCGCCGGGCAGATGCCCGGGGAAGTTGCCCAGAAGGCTGCCAGCGTCAAGGGAGCCGGCGAAGTCACCGTGGTCCTGACCTGGGACCCACCCTGGGACAAGGATCGCATGAGCGAAGATGCACGGCTGGCGCTTGGCATCTTTTGA
- a CDS encoding HesB/IscA family protein has protein sequence MEQELMGPLLTLTDRAADRVKNLISKSPEEGVLGLRVGVNTRGCSGLSYFVEYASEQKKFEDVVEDKGVKIFVDPTSTMFLIGSEMDYVEDKLESGFTFTNPNEKARCGCGESFSV, from the coding sequence ATGGAGCAAGAACTGATGGGCCCTCTTCTCACACTGACGGATCGCGCTGCTGACCGCGTAAAGAACCTGATCAGCAAGAGTCCCGAGGAAGGCGTCCTGGGACTGCGTGTCGGCGTGAACACGCGTGGCTGTTCCGGTCTCAGTTACTTCGTGGAGTATGCCAGCGAGCAGAAAAAGTTTGAGGATGTCGTCGAGGACAAGGGCGTGAAGATCTTTGTCGACCCGACCTCGACCATGTTCCTGATTGGCAGTGAAATGGATTATGTCGAAGACAAGCTAGAATCGGGCTTCACCTTCACGAATCCAAATGAAAAAGCCCGTTGCGGCTGCGGAGAAAGCTTCAGCGTGTGA
- a CDS encoding MFS transporter — MTRQADSNPNPSAGYSIWKIVLMVVLPFAGGYFLSYLYRTVNAVISGRIIADLPLDASDLGLLTAFYFLAFAAFQMPLGLLLDRFGPRRVQTVLLLAAALGAFVFSIGTTLLELSLGRALIGLGVSGCLMASLKAITLWFPSERWPLVNGCFLATGGLGAVAATGPVEALLSITDWRGLFLGLAVATIVVSALIFLVVPERQEVGRSRASFRRQWKGVIDIYSSRVFWAAAPLCIAVQGVGFSIHGLWAGPWLADVGGLDSAGVATVLMAMALALTAGFVFTGVAADRLQRMGLSLDQLTGFGAILFIAVQALIVSGLVTSEIWPWVLFGFTSNMTVLVYPRLAQAFSLEMSGRVNTSVNMMVFISAFVMQYAMGALIELTTPTGADGYTASAYRITFGIAILIELASLVWFTVAVRRLPAARS; from the coding sequence ATGACAAGACAGGCCGACAGCAACCCGAACCCATCGGCAGGCTATTCCATATGGAAGATCGTCCTGATGGTGGTCCTGCCCTTTGCTGGTGGGTATTTCCTTTCCTATCTGTACCGCACAGTCAATGCGGTCATTTCTGGCCGCATAATCGCGGATCTGCCGCTAGATGCTTCCGACCTGGGCCTACTAACCGCTTTCTATTTTCTGGCATTTGCCGCCTTCCAGATGCCACTGGGGTTGCTGCTGGATCGCTTTGGGCCGCGGCGGGTACAAACTGTCCTGTTGCTGGCAGCCGCCCTGGGAGCCTTTGTCTTTTCGATCGGCACAACCCTACTTGAACTCTCGCTTGGCCGTGCATTGATCGGGCTGGGTGTTTCCGGCTGCCTGATGGCATCGCTGAAAGCCATTACACTGTGGTTTCCCTCCGAACGTTGGCCACTCGTGAACGGCTGCTTTCTGGCCACAGGCGGTCTTGGGGCCGTGGCAGCAACTGGGCCCGTGGAAGCCCTGTTATCGATCACGGATTGGCGAGGTTTGTTCCTTGGTCTGGCCGTGGCCACCATTGTCGTTTCAGCGCTTATATTTCTGGTGGTTCCGGAACGACAGGAAGTGGGACGTTCTCGTGCATCTTTCAGGAGACAATGGAAAGGAGTGATCGATATCTACTCCAGCCGGGTCTTCTGGGCAGCTGCACCGCTTTGCATTGCAGTCCAGGGAGTTGGCTTTTCCATTCACGGCCTTTGGGCCGGGCCATGGCTTGCCGATGTAGGAGGACTGGACAGCGCAGGGGTGGCAACTGTGCTGATGGCAATGGCCTTGGCGTTGACTGCGGGGTTTGTCTTTACCGGAGTGGCAGCGGATCGGCTGCAAAGAATGGGATTGTCGCTGGATCAGCTAACGGGCTTTGGCGCCATCCTCTTCATTGCGGTTCAGGCCCTGATCGTATCAGGTCTTGTGACGAGCGAGATCTGGCCCTGGGTGCTGTTCGGCTTCACCTCTAACATGACGGTGCTGGTCTATCCCAGGCTGGCTCAGGCCTTTTCCCTGGAAATGTCCGGTCGTGTGAACACCTCCGTAAACATGATGGTCTTCATCAGTGCTTTCGTGATGCAGTACGCAATGGGAGCCTTGATCGAGCTTACCACACCAACTGGCGCAGATGGCTACACGGCCTCGGCCTATCGCATTACCTTCGGTATCGCGATACTGATAGAACTGGCCAGTCTGGTCTGGTTTACCGTTGCGGTACGCCGTCTGCCAGCGGCACGAAGTTGA
- a CDS encoding CoA-binding protein — MEPDTQDTMIRDILENTKTIAMVGASAKPDRPSHGVMAFLQSKGYRVIPVNPTVKGQTILGKRVYASLSEVPENFEMVDIFRNSEAAGDIVKEALPLAEDKGLKTVWMQLGVRNDAAAEQAVSAGLRVIMNRFPKIEYPRLATEYR, encoded by the coding sequence ATGGAGCCTGATACCCAGGACACGATGATCCGGGATATTCTGGAGAACACAAAGACAATCGCTATGGTAGGCGCAAGTGCGAAACCGGACCGCCCCTCTCATGGGGTCATGGCCTTTCTGCAGTCGAAGGGATACCGCGTGATTCCGGTCAATCCGACCGTGAAGGGACAGACGATATTGGGCAAGAGGGTTTACGCCTCACTTTCTGAAGTCCCGGAAAACTTCGAGATGGTTGATATCTTCCGCAATTCCGAAGCTGCCGGCGACATCGTCAAGGAAGCCCTCCCCCTCGCAGAGGACAAGGGCCTGAAAACGGTCTGGATGCAATTGGGCGTCAGGAATGACGCAGCGGCGGAACAGGCTGTATCGGCCGGTCTTCGGGTCATCATGAACCGTTTTCCAAAGATCGAATACCCACGCCTGGCCACAGAGTATCGCTGA
- the cutA gene encoding divalent-cation tolerance protein CutA, with amino-acid sequence MQCALLYITFSDEAAARALGRKLVEARLAACANIFASMIPIFRWEDQIQEDSESVMIAKTRKELVEEATDFIKRNHDYDCPCVVALPLEGGNKDFLEWIVEETKDPET; translated from the coding sequence ATGCAGTGTGCACTTCTCTATATCACCTTCTCCGATGAAGCGGCGGCTCGTGCCTTGGGCCGGAAGCTGGTCGAGGCGCGTCTGGCTGCCTGTGCCAATATCTTTGCGAGCATGATCCCCATTTTCCGTTGGGAAGACCAAATACAGGAAGACAGCGAATCCGTGATGATTGCCAAGACACGCAAGGAGCTTGTTGAGGAGGCGACGGACTTCATCAAACGGAATCACGATTACGATTGCCCTTGCGTCGTTGCCTTGCCGTTGGAGGGCGGAAACAAGGACTTCCTCGAGTGGATCGTCGAGGAAACCAAGGACCCTGAAACATAA
- a CDS encoding TIGR01244 family sulfur transferase, protein MVQTTELENGIHTAGQISEADISDLAEAGFRTIINNRPNEEEPGQPAYETTERAARDAGLDYYYIPVTQETLTPEKVARFREAMEEAPRPVLVHCRSGARSTLLWALAEARYNKRSTQELIDVAGKQGKDISSAAPLIDHYRAWEDSDVKNT, encoded by the coding sequence ATGGTGCAGACCACTGAACTCGAGAACGGCATTCATACGGCGGGTCAGATTTCGGAAGCCGATATATCCGATTTGGCTGAAGCCGGCTTCAGAACGATCATCAACAATCGTCCGAATGAGGAAGAGCCGGGGCAACCAGCCTACGAGACGACGGAACGTGCCGCACGGGATGCCGGCCTCGATTATTATTATATTCCGGTGACTCAGGAAACTTTGACCCCGGAGAAGGTGGCCCGCTTTCGGGAAGCGATGGAAGAGGCGCCTCGTCCGGTCCTCGTTCACTGCCGATCCGGGGCACGCAGCACGCTTCTGTGGGCTTTGGCTGAGGCCCGCTACAACAAACGTTCGACTCAGGAGCTCATTGATGTGGCCGGAAAGCAGGGCAAGGACATATCCTCGGCTGCACCCCTGATTGATCACTATCGCGCCTGGGAAGACAGCGACGTCAAGAACACCTGA
- a CDS encoding MerR family transcriptional regulator — protein MGSARQDGKSAAAFRTISEVSDELNVPQHVLRFWETKFTQVRPMKRGGGRRYYRPEDIELLRGIRDLLYQEGFTIRGVQKLLREGGVAALENGAPSGASVAGQVAPALKPEKDQALRDILGELQELSQLLKEK, from the coding sequence ATGGGTTCGGCTCGGCAGGACGGTAAATCGGCAGCAGCATTCCGGACGATCAGTGAAGTCTCTGACGAGCTGAACGTTCCGCAACATGTCCTGCGTTTCTGGGAAACCAAATTTACCCAGGTGCGTCCTATGAAGCGGGGTGGTGGACGTCGCTATTACCGTCCCGAAGATATCGAGCTCTTGCGCGGCATAAGAGATCTTCTCTACCAGGAAGGATTCACGATTCGCGGAGTCCAGAAGCTTCTGCGTGAAGGCGGTGTCGCGGCGCTGGAAAATGGTGCGCCTTCGGGGGCAAGCGTAGCCGGGCAGGTGGCTCCGGCCTTGAAACCGGAAAAGGATCAGGCGCTGCGGGACATTCTTGGCGAGCTCCAGGAACTGTCTCAACTTCTCAAGGAAAAATAG
- a CDS encoding integration host factor subunit alpha produces the protein MAEGTVTRADLGEAVYQEVGLSRNESMDLVEMVLQEMSDTLVKGEMVKISSFGTFSVRQKGQRVGRNPKTGEEVPILPRRVLTFRASHVLKNRINKGG, from the coding sequence ATGGCGGAAGGTACGGTCACCCGCGCCGATCTCGGTGAAGCGGTTTACCAGGAAGTCGGCCTTTCACGAAACGAGTCCATGGACCTCGTGGAAATGGTTTTGCAGGAAATGTCGGATACCCTCGTGAAAGGGGAAATGGTGAAGATTTCCTCTTTCGGGACATTTTCCGTACGACAGAAGGGTCAGCGTGTGGGCCGAAATCCGAAGACCGGGGAGGAAGTTCCCATCCTTCCGCGTCGCGTGCTGACGTTCCGTGCGTCGCATGTGTTGAAAAACCGAATCAACAAAGGTGGTTGA
- a CDS encoding beta-ketoacyl-ACP synthase III: MQFRSHAIGCGSYLPSRIITNADLEKTLDTTDSWIRDRTGIAQRHVAAEGEKTSDLAVEAACKALDYAGLPASEVDLIVCATSTPDETFPATATRVQYRLGIRQGAAFDVQAVCSGFVYALAVADNFIRTGMARNVLVIGAETFSRILDWSDRGTCVLFGDGAGALLLQSRPATGEADEPGILSTHIYSDGQHHDALYVDGGPSSTGTVGHLRMQGREVFRHAVVRMSEAVDAALEKNGLKDSDIDWLVPHQANVRIIDSMAKRLGLPSERVVVSVDRHANTSAASIPLALCEAVEDGRIEKGDLILMDAMGGGFTWGSALLRW, translated from the coding sequence ATGCAATTTCGATCACATGCGATCGGCTGCGGATCTTATCTTCCGAGCCGGATTATCACCAATGCTGACCTGGAAAAGACCCTGGATACCACTGATAGCTGGATCCGGGACAGAACAGGTATTGCCCAGAGGCACGTTGCGGCAGAGGGCGAGAAGACGTCGGACCTTGCCGTGGAGGCTGCGTGCAAGGCTCTCGACTACGCCGGCCTTCCAGCGTCCGAGGTCGACCTGATTGTTTGCGCCACCTCCACGCCGGACGAAACGTTTCCGGCCACGGCAACACGGGTGCAGTATCGCCTTGGAATCCGACAAGGGGCCGCTTTTGACGTTCAGGCTGTTTGCAGCGGCTTTGTCTATGCCCTGGCGGTTGCTGACAATTTCATACGCACTGGAATGGCTCGGAACGTCCTGGTCATTGGAGCGGAGACTTTCAGCCGTATTCTGGACTGGAGCGACCGTGGCACATGCGTACTGTTTGGCGATGGTGCGGGCGCGCTGTTGTTGCAGTCGCGGCCAGCCACTGGCGAGGCAGACGAACCGGGAATTCTCTCCACCCATATCTATTCGGATGGGCAGCACCATGATGCCCTGTATGTGGACGGAGGACCTTCCTCCACGGGGACCGTAGGTCATCTGCGCATGCAGGGACGCGAAGTGTTCCGCCATGCTGTTGTCCGGATGTCGGAAGCAGTTGATGCTGCACTTGAAAAAAACGGCCTAAAGGATTCGGATATCGATTGGTTGGTTCCGCATCAGGCCAATGTGCGCATTATTGATTCCATGGCAAAGCGCCTTGGCCTGCCGTCCGAAAGGGTGGTTGTCTCTGTCGACCGGCACGCGAACACCTCGGCGGCCTCGATTCCCCTGGCGCTTTGCGAAGCTGTGGAAGATGGGCGGATCGAAAAGGGAGACCTCATTTTGATGGATGCAATGGGTGGCGGCTTCACCTGGGGCTCCGCTTTGTTACGCTGGTAA